The following proteins are encoded in a genomic region of Chryseobacterium cucumeris:
- a CDS encoding SusC/RagA family TonB-linked outer membrane protein → MNVKLYALSVGVLFFSGHTVYAQKTKNDTIRKEIEGVIVTGYQKKTKDEIAQAQSVITADELKTQTPATSIGNMLQGRASGVFVQAKNGQPGAAAEINIRGIAGFSGSSEPLYVVDGIYMTARQFSAVNGNDIESMVVLKDAAATAQYGSRGANGVIVVTTKKGRSGRTQYSFESRLGFSEKISDKELNFEMMNSAQKLQYEREMNALGLGGLPVYTPADEEALLKLDHNWQKDILRTSFLQSYLLSARGGGAKNKFYYSLGYDKDDGIVRDINGLDRYTGRFNFENNLSDRLKVGLDLGAAYQNTQNIRDRNNTQSPFGAMYRYNPFEPVYNSDGSYNIKLRAGSNVVESLRNVPDIEQRLRVSGNIFGEYKFNDGLSYRMYFNSLYDNLVNTTNVKKGSQLDITTNGANGLGKLTKSTFYTFNYIYGNRLDFRKQLNDHYVGATGIVEFSNEFTEDITASGTNYKNPNSDVPSNTTPSDKNTFTGNKIRSTLFSLLGLFEYNYQKKYLVTASIRQDKSSKFGANNKSGIFWSSSVAWNIGKEDFLSQNFFNDLKLRASYGITGNDRNIPNYANIGYVAYGDYGTGGTMIPTDVIGNPDIKWETNRTTNLGIDFAFLKSRFRGAAEVYRSDRKDFIQLLPMPYESGNYSIYQNLGNMRTEGIETEFTFDVIKKENIKLSLRGNASWQRAKIISLDGINTRRNLGETSLMVGETPYFYRLVEYAGVNSADGKALYYTDRTTPDKGENFYSVNGRTATDVYNATLDKKDITDKSPLPKFFGGFGLSLEAYGFDLSADFSFKTGAYTYNYQSQMLQNPSNRKNNMSVDAFNYWKNPGDTDVLPKPTTLGLRASDQFLEKSDYLRFRTLMIGYTFSKKSLGNKVPLNSLRIYVQAQNLLTWTSFKGDPEVAVGSGESQLQAGQTYVAGSFAQFGYPAVRQFMFGIQVEF, encoded by the coding sequence ATGAATGTTAAACTTTATGCATTAAGTGTAGGTGTTTTGTTCTTTTCGGGACATACGGTGTATGCACAGAAAACGAAAAATGATACCATCCGGAAAGAAATCGAAGGAGTTATTGTAACAGGGTATCAAAAAAAGACCAAAGATGAAATTGCCCAGGCTCAGTCTGTTATTACGGCTGACGAGTTAAAAACCCAAACTCCCGCAACTTCTATAGGTAATATGCTGCAGGGGCGTGCTTCTGGAGTATTTGTACAGGCTAAAAACGGACAACCGGGAGCTGCTGCTGAAATTAATATTCGAGGTATAGCAGGTTTTAGCGGAAGTTCAGAACCTTTATATGTCGTGGATGGTATATATATGACAGCCAGACAATTCAGCGCAGTTAATGGAAATGATATTGAAAGCATGGTAGTGCTTAAAGATGCTGCAGCAACTGCCCAGTATGGCTCAAGAGGAGCAAATGGAGTGATTGTTGTCACTACAAAAAAGGGTAGAAGTGGCAGAACCCAGTATTCATTTGAAAGCAGGCTCGGATTTTCAGAAAAAATTTCTGATAAAGAACTTAATTTCGAAATGATGAATTCTGCCCAAAAACTGCAATATGAAAGAGAAATGAATGCACTCGGGCTTGGTGGGCTGCCGGTTTATACCCCTGCGGATGAAGAAGCTCTTCTGAAGCTAGACCATAACTGGCAAAAAGATATTTTAAGAACTTCTTTTCTTCAGAGTTATCTGCTTTCTGCAAGAGGTGGAGGTGCTAAAAATAAATTCTACTACTCTCTCGGATATGATAAAGATGATGGTATTGTACGTGATATAAATGGTCTTGACAGATATACAGGAAGGTTTAATTTTGAAAATAACCTAAGTGACAGACTAAAAGTAGGATTAGACCTGGGGGCTGCCTACCAGAATACTCAGAATATTCGCGACAGAAATAATACCCAAAGCCCGTTTGGTGCAATGTACAGGTACAATCCGTTTGAGCCGGTATATAATTCTGACGGATCCTACAATATAAAACTGAGAGCAGGATCAAATGTGGTTGAATCATTAAGAAATGTGCCCGATATTGAACAACGATTAAGGGTATCCGGAAATATATTTGGGGAGTATAAATTCAATGACGGATTGTCCTACAGAATGTACTTTAATTCTTTATATGACAATCTGGTAAATACTACAAATGTTAAAAAAGGTTCACAGTTAGATATTACGACCAACGGAGCCAACGGATTAGGCAAACTGACCAAATCAACATTCTACACATTCAATTATATTTATGGAAACCGGTTGGATTTCAGGAAACAATTGAACGATCACTATGTGGGTGCAACAGGTATTGTAGAGTTTAGCAATGAATTTACAGAAGATATTACAGCAAGTGGTACCAACTATAAAAATCCCAATTCTGATGTACCTTCTAATACAACTCCGTCAGATAAAAATACCTTTACAGGAAATAAGATAAGAAGTACCCTGTTCTCATTATTAGGCCTTTTTGAATATAATTATCAGAAAAAATACTTAGTCACAGCTTCTATTCGTCAGGACAAAAGCTCGAAATTCGGTGCCAATAACAAATCAGGGATTTTCTGGAGCAGCAGTGTAGCATGGAATATCGGCAAGGAAGATTTTCTCAGCCAAAACTTTTTTAATGATCTTAAGCTAAGGGCATCTTATGGGATAACCGGTAATGACAGAAATATACCCAATTATGCCAATATAGGATATGTTGCTTATGGAGATTACGGAACAGGAGGAACAATGATTCCTACAGATGTTATAGGAAATCCTGATATTAAATGGGAAACCAACAGAACAACCAATTTAGGAATTGATTTTGCATTTCTGAAAAGCAGATTCAGAGGTGCTGCAGAAGTATACCGTTCAGACCGTAAAGATTTTATCCAGCTCCTGCCTATGCCTTATGAATCGGGAAATTATTCTATATACCAAAACCTTGGTAATATGCGTACTGAAGGAATTGAGACAGAATTTACCTTTGATGTCATCAAAAAGGAGAATATAAAACTCTCATTACGAGGCAACGCTTCCTGGCAAAGAGCTAAAATAATTTCTCTTGATGGCATAAATACACGGAGAAATTTAGGTGAAACTTCTTTAATGGTAGGAGAAACACCTTATTTCTACAGGCTGGTAGAATATGCCGGAGTGAATTCTGCTGATGGAAAAGCACTATACTATACAGACAGAACTACCCCGGATAAAGGAGAAAATTTTTATTCAGTGAATGGAAGAACAGCCACAGATGTTTACAATGCCACTTTGGATAAAAAAGATATCACAGATAAAAGCCCGCTGCCAAAATTTTTTGGTGGATTCGGGCTAAGCCTTGAAGCTTATGGATTTGACCTTTCCGCAGACTTTTCTTTCAAAACAGGTGCATATACCTATAATTATCAGTCACAAATGTTGCAGAATCCTTCCAACAGAAAAAATAATATGAGTGTAGATGCATTTAATTACTGGAAAAATCCCGGAGATACCGATGTTCTGCCGAAGCCGACAACTTTAGGACTGAGAGCATCTGACCAGTTTCTGGAAAAATCAGATTATCTGAGATTCCGGACCTTGATGATTGGCTATACTTTCAGTAAAAAAAGTCTGGGCAATAAAGTTCCGCTCAACTCATTAAGAATATATGTGCAGGCTCAGAATTTATTAACGTGGACCAGTTTTAAAGGAGATCCGGAGGTAGCAGTAGGATCCGGAGAGAGTCAGCTGCAGGCTGGTCAAACCTATGTGGCAGGTTCATTTGCACAATTCGGTTATCCGGCTGTCAGACAGTTTATGTTCGGTATTCAGGTAGAATTTTAA
- a CDS encoding RagB/SusD family nutrient uptake outer membrane protein encodes MKKLIISGLFLSLLTAASCERDLDQYSSKNTLSDQAFQTSSDYRLALDGIYDVMKETGYFSGDSGNQNIMADITSDNLIQSPSGRLSNNRAWILEFGADDGQTTALYSAAYQAISRANFVLENLGKGILSPADALKVEAEARALRGIIHFDLVRAYCKIPTQSADANSSLGIAYMTTTSNSPVTRDLTVTQVYDKIIGDLEFARINIPQTNDTAAPFTKGRLNKAAIAGLLSRVYLYRGDNTKALQTAEESIALSPSVGSIDNFPSVWNNTNQDGTLLEILNSDAEKVTVGVSYNQIVGGAIKSEFVVYKDFYNMYTSKDIRKSTYFQVSSYSGQSYINVIKYNTRGSLPNVVNYKYLRTAEVYLNGAEAAYTSNPARALALLNILRKSRYSDYTPLNLTGIALWNEIQKERRLELMGEDDRWYTLKRLGLGLTRPALGALSTGGGAPAPTLNLPSSSYKWQWPIPLGAININSSIQQNEGYK; translated from the coding sequence ATGAAAAAGTTAATTATATCGGGATTATTCCTTTCTCTGTTGACTGCAGCTTCTTGCGAAAGAGATTTGGATCAGTATTCAAGTAAAAATACATTGTCTGATCAGGCATTTCAAACCTCCTCGGATTACAGATTGGCATTAGACGGAATCTATGATGTCATGAAAGAAACAGGTTATTTCTCAGGCGATAGTGGAAACCAGAATATTATGGCAGATATCACATCTGATAATTTAATTCAGAGCCCTTCAGGCAGATTATCCAATAACAGAGCCTGGATTTTAGAATTTGGTGCCGACGACGGTCAGACCACAGCTCTGTATAGCGCAGCATACCAGGCAATTTCGAGAGCTAATTTTGTTTTGGAAAACCTGGGTAAAGGAATCCTTTCCCCTGCAGATGCCTTGAAAGTTGAGGCAGAAGCAAGAGCCCTAAGAGGAATTATTCATTTTGATCTTGTAAGGGCATATTGCAAAATACCTACTCAGTCTGCGGATGCCAACAGTTCTTTAGGAATAGCATATATGACAACTACTTCCAATAGTCCGGTAACGAGAGATCTGACCGTAACTCAGGTTTATGATAAAATTATAGGAGATCTGGAGTTTGCAAGAATCAATATTCCTCAGACAAATGACACAGCTGCACCATTTACGAAAGGCAGGCTTAATAAAGCTGCAATAGCCGGTTTACTCTCAAGAGTGTATCTGTACAGAGGAGATAATACAAAAGCGCTTCAGACAGCGGAAGAATCCATTGCTCTTTCGCCAAGTGTAGGATCAATTGATAATTTCCCTTCAGTCTGGAACAATACCAATCAGGACGGAACTTTGCTTGAAATACTGAATTCTGATGCAGAAAAGGTTACAGTGGGCGTTTCATATAATCAGATTGTGGGAGGTGCTATCAAATCTGAATTTGTAGTTTATAAAGATTTTTATAATATGTATACCTCTAAAGATATCAGAAAAAGTACCTATTTCCAGGTAAGTTCCTATTCAGGCCAAAGCTATATAAATGTTATAAAATATAATACCAGAGGATCTTTACCAAATGTTGTAAATTACAAATACCTCAGAACGGCAGAAGTTTACCTTAACGGTGCTGAAGCAGCTTATACCTCTAATCCTGCCCGAGCTCTTGCATTGCTTAATATTCTTAGAAAATCAAGGTATTCTGATTATACCCCACTAAACCTTACAGGGATAGCGTTGTGGAATGAAATTCAGAAAGAAAGAAGATTGGAACTCATGGGAGAAGATGACAGATGGTACACCCTCAAGAGATTAGGACTTGGTTTGACGAGACCTGCTCTGGGCGCCTTAAGTACAGGAGGAGGTGCTCCTGCTCCCACACTTAACCTGCCTTCTTCAAGCTACAAATGGCAATGGCCGATTCCATTGGGAGCAATTAATATTAATTCTTCTATTCAGCAAAATGAAGGTTATAAATAA
- a CDS encoding helix-turn-helix domain-containing protein — protein sequence MNNNSKILLNTPELRKESQLLSLVENQTKFNLNNCEFSIYETHQAAFDVKLHFENIAFTAMLRGKKHMKLDNKTSYFDYYPGESILVAPGETMVIDFPEADETPTQCISLSLNPDFIEDSLNYLNYHLPKVDETSQWNIQLDEYFLFNNKALASATNNIMRIAMDDNSQKDIMADFALKELLIRLMQTQARRMVEKNIVKNKSRIGFAVDYIKRNLHQKLSIDSIAKLAYVSKSNFFKMFKDELGTSPNDFILQERISKAKELLASRTSIKETAFQTGFSDTNYFTRVFKQLEGVTPKSYQDKIIFPK from the coding sequence ATGAATAACAATAGTAAGATTTTATTAAACACTCCTGAATTAAGAAAGGAGAGCCAACTATTGAGTCTTGTTGAAAACCAGACGAAATTCAATCTAAACAATTGTGAGTTCAGCATTTATGAGACTCACCAGGCCGCTTTTGATGTAAAACTTCATTTTGAAAACATTGCATTTACGGCAATGCTGAGGGGCAAAAAACATATGAAACTGGATAATAAGACCAGTTACTTTGATTATTATCCGGGAGAAAGCATTCTGGTAGCCCCGGGAGAAACAATGGTGATTGATTTTCCTGAGGCGGATGAAACTCCTACCCAATGTATTTCTTTAAGCCTTAATCCTGATTTTATTGAGGATTCTCTCAACTATCTGAATTACCATCTTCCTAAAGTAGATGAAACTTCCCAATGGAACATTCAGCTTGATGAGTATTTTCTGTTTAATAATAAAGCACTTGCTTCTGCCACCAACAATATTATGAGAATTGCCATGGATGATAATTCTCAAAAAGATATCATGGCTGATTTTGCATTGAAAGAACTTCTGATAAGGCTGATGCAGACTCAGGCAAGGAGAATGGTGGAAAAGAATATTGTAAAAAATAAATCCAGGATAGGTTTTGCAGTAGATTATATTAAAAGAAACCTGCATCAGAAATTATCGATCGACAGTATTGCCAAGCTGGCTTATGTAAGTAAGTCGAATTTCTTTAAAATGTTCAAAGATGAGTTAGGAACATCTCCCAATGATTTCATTTTGCAGGAAAGAATCAGCAAAGCGAAGGAATTGCTGGCAAGCCGGACCAGCATCAAGGAAACTGCTTTTCAGACGGGATTTTCAGATACGAACTATTTTACAAGAGTATTTAAACAACTGGAAGGAGTGACTCCGAAAAGTTATCAGGATAAAATAATATTTCCTAAATAA
- a CDS encoding aldehyde dehydrogenase family protein, with protein sequence MSTITEPRSTMLLQRPEFKNRYDNYIDGKFTPPVKGQYFDVVSPVDGKNFTQVAHSSKEDLELAVDAAEKAFQTWKNTSSTERSIILNKIADRMEQNLEYLATVETIDNGKAVRETLAADLPLAIDHFRYFASVIRAEEGSHNELDKDTVSLIVHEPLGVIAQIIPWNFPILMAVWKLAPALAAGNCVVLKPAESTPVSIMVLMELIGDLLPAGVINIVNGFGAELGRALVTNPKVAKAAFTGSTATGRLVMQYATENIIPVTLELGGKSPNVFFNSVMDADDEFLDKAIEGAVLFALNQGEICTCPSRLLVQEGIADAFIERVIERVKAIKVGNPLDKTVMMGAQASQIQKDKILSYIQLGIDEGAEILVGGDVNHLGEDLEDGYYIQPTIFKGNNRMRIFQEEIFGPVLAFTTFKDEEEAVKIANDTIYGLGAGVWTRDAHQLYNIPRQIEAGRVWVNQYHSYPAGAPFGGYKQSGIGRENHKMMLDHYRQTKNMLISYNKNKLGFF encoded by the coding sequence ATGAGCACTATTACAGAACCAAGATCAACAATGCTTTTACAGCGCCCGGAGTTTAAAAACAGATACGATAATTATATTGACGGGAAATTCACTCCACCCGTTAAAGGACAGTATTTTGACGTGGTTTCCCCGGTAGATGGCAAAAATTTCACCCAGGTAGCACACTCGTCCAAAGAAGACCTGGAACTGGCTGTAGATGCAGCTGAAAAAGCATTTCAAACATGGAAAAATACTTCTTCTACAGAAAGAAGCATCATCCTGAACAAAATTGCAGACAGGATGGAACAGAACCTGGAATACCTTGCTACAGTAGAAACAATAGATAACGGAAAAGCTGTAAGAGAAACATTGGCAGCAGATCTACCTTTAGCTATTGATCATTTCAGATACTTTGCGTCTGTGATCCGCGCTGAAGAAGGATCTCATAACGAACTGGACAAAGATACCGTGTCCCTCATCGTGCATGAACCTCTTGGAGTGATTGCACAGATCATCCCATGGAATTTCCCGATCCTGATGGCAGTATGGAAACTGGCTCCCGCATTGGCTGCAGGAAACTGCGTCGTGTTGAAACCGGCAGAAAGTACACCTGTTTCTATTATGGTTTTAATGGAATTGATCGGTGATCTTTTACCGGCAGGAGTTATTAATATTGTTAACGGATTTGGAGCAGAACTTGGAAGGGCGCTCGTTACCAATCCGAAAGTTGCCAAAGCAGCATTTACAGGATCTACTGCAACAGGACGTCTGGTAATGCAGTACGCTACAGAAAATATTATTCCGGTAACGTTGGAATTGGGAGGAAAATCACCCAATGTTTTCTTCAATTCTGTAATGGATGCAGATGATGAATTTTTAGATAAAGCCATAGAAGGAGCTGTTCTTTTTGCCCTTAACCAGGGAGAAATCTGCACATGTCCTTCAAGATTACTGGTTCAGGAAGGAATTGCAGATGCCTTTATTGAAAGAGTAATCGAAAGAGTAAAAGCTATTAAAGTAGGAAATCCTTTGGATAAAACCGTAATGATGGGAGCGCAGGCTTCGCAGATCCAGAAAGATAAAATCCTTTCCTATATCCAGTTGGGAATAGATGAAGGAGCAGAAATATTGGTGGGTGGAGATGTCAATCACCTGGGAGAAGATCTTGAAGACGGCTACTACATTCAGCCTACCATTTTCAAAGGAAACAACAGAATGAGAATTTTCCAGGAAGAAATTTTCGGGCCTGTGCTGGCATTTACCACTTTCAAAGATGAAGAAGAGGCCGTGAAAATTGCCAATGATACGATCTACGGACTGGGAGCAGGTGTATGGACCAGAGATGCCCACCAGCTGTACAATATTCCAAGACAGATTGAAGCAGGTAGAGTATGGGTAAACCAATATCACTCTTATCCGGCAGGAGCTCCTTTCGGAGGTTACAAACAATCAGGAATAGGAAGAGAGAATCATAAAATGATGCTCGACCATTACCGCCAAACCAAAAACATGCTGATTTCTTATAACAAGAATAAGCTAGGTTTCTTTTAA
- the adhP gene encoding alcohol dehydrogenase AdhP encodes MIPKTMKAAVVQGYGQPLKIEEVPVREPGRYEVLVKVIACGVCHTDLHAVDGDWPAKPKMPLIPGHEGVGIVVACGPEAFVKEGDAVGVPWLYSACGCCDYCITGWETLCEAQKNGGYSVDGGFAEYVIADSRYVGHLKSDVNFLEIAPILCAGVTVYKGLKETETKPGEWVAISGIGGLGHVAVQYAKAMGMHVAAIDVADDKLELAKKLGADLVVNAKNTDPGEYLHKEVGGMHGALITAVSPIAFKQGIDVLRRKGTIALNGLPPGSFELPIFETVLKRITVRGSIVGTRKDLQEALDFANEGLVKATVTPAKLEDINDVFDKMKKGQIDGRIVLDIAGSN; translated from the coding sequence ATGATTCCAAAAACAATGAAAGCGGCAGTAGTTCAGGGCTACGGCCAACCTTTGAAAATAGAAGAAGTACCTGTAAGAGAACCCGGAAGATATGAAGTCCTGGTTAAAGTCATCGCCTGTGGAGTCTGTCATACAGATTTACATGCTGTGGATGGCGACTGGCCTGCCAAACCTAAGATGCCGCTTATCCCCGGACACGAAGGAGTAGGGATTGTGGTAGCCTGCGGACCGGAAGCTTTTGTGAAAGAAGGAGATGCGGTAGGAGTTCCATGGCTGTACAGTGCTTGCGGATGCTGCGATTATTGCATTACAGGATGGGAAACCCTTTGTGAAGCACAGAAAAACGGAGGGTATAGTGTAGATGGCGGATTTGCAGAATACGTCATTGCAGACTCAAGATATGTGGGACATTTGAAATCTGATGTTAACTTTTTGGAAATTGCCCCAATTTTATGTGCCGGAGTCACAGTTTACAAAGGATTGAAAGAAACAGAAACAAAACCCGGCGAATGGGTAGCCATTTCAGGAATCGGTGGACTGGGACATGTAGCAGTTCAATATGCAAAAGCTATGGGAATGCATGTTGCTGCTATTGATGTAGCAGATGATAAGCTTGAACTGGCGAAAAAATTAGGTGCAGACCTTGTAGTCAATGCAAAAAACACAGATCCTGGAGAATATTTGCATAAAGAAGTCGGCGGAATGCATGGTGCATTGATTACTGCGGTTTCACCTATCGCTTTCAAACAGGGAATAGATGTACTGAGAAGAAAAGGTACCATTGCTCTGAATGGCCTGCCTCCCGGCTCTTTTGAACTCCCTATTTTTGAAACGGTTTTGAAAAGGATCACCGTGAGAGGTTCTATTGTAGGAACCAGAAAAGACTTGCAGGAAGCATTGGATTTTGCCAATGAAGGACTGGTAAAAGCCACCGTTACTCCTGCAAAACTGGAAGATATCAATGATGTATTCGATAAAATGAAAAAAGGACAGATTGACGGCAGAATCGTTTTAGATATTGCCGGCTCAAATTAA
- a CDS encoding DUF779 domain-containing protein: METKRSRLSATEQALEVIDKLEDQYGPLMFYQAGGCCEGTQPQCFEKGGFFPRMNDAMIGTINGHEFWIDRDLFEYWKYSHFTLDVTEGFGPGGFSLETPLGKTFKVHYRLFTPEEYENLEPVKRSE, from the coding sequence ATGGAAACAAAAAGATCAAGACTTTCCGCTACGGAGCAGGCACTTGAAGTAATTGACAAGCTGGAAGATCAATACGGCCCCCTGATGTTTTACCAGGCAGGAGGATGTTGTGAGGGAACTCAGCCGCAATGTTTTGAAAAAGGAGGTTTCTTTCCCAGAATGAATGATGCCATGATAGGAACCATCAACGGACATGAGTTCTGGATAGACCGCGATTTGTTTGAATACTGGAAATATTCACATTTTACCCTCGATGTTACAGAGGGTTTCGGACCCGGAGGATTCTCTCTGGAAACTCCTTTGGGAAAAACTTTTAAGGTTCATTACAGGCTATTTACCCCGGAAGAATATGAAAACCTCGAACCGGTAAAACGTAGTGAATAG
- a CDS encoding dicarboxylate/amino acid:cation symporter, whose product MKDVLKNYSGIIFLLLGIIVGSIIGIVAPGFVEYIKPLGDIFLNLLFVSVVPLVFFAVSNSIASLEQQSKFGRIILVMALTFLFFILTAAVFTICAVYLFPVSGVSGSSEMITEAANEDTWGNRIVSFFTVGEFTELFSRRNMLALLVFAFLTGFAARKTGEKGQPFRVFIASGYEVMKELLLLVMKLAPIGLGAYFAYQVATLGPQLFGFYAKPLGLYYIAGVIYFLVFFSIYAFMANGQNGVKSFWTNAIYPTLTAISTCSSFATMPANLQAASKIGIPNSIANLVIPIGTTLHKNGSSMSSIIKIYVAFLIIGKDFFDPANLLLALGITVFVSIVAGGIPNGGYIGEMLMISVYKLPQEAIPAVMIIGTLVDPLATVLNAVGDIVAAMFVNRFVKV is encoded by the coding sequence ATGAAAGATGTATTGAAAAACTACTCCGGAATCATATTTTTACTTTTAGGAATTATTGTTGGAAGCATCATAGGAATTGTTGCACCCGGTTTTGTGGAATACATTAAACCTTTGGGAGATATTTTTCTGAATCTTCTTTTTGTGAGTGTGGTTCCTTTGGTATTTTTTGCGGTATCCAATTCTATTGCCTCTCTGGAGCAGCAATCTAAATTTGGAAGAATCATCCTTGTAATGGCTCTTACTTTCTTATTTTTTATTCTCACAGCAGCTGTTTTCACAATTTGCGCGGTCTATCTTTTTCCGGTTTCAGGGGTCTCTGGAAGTTCTGAGATGATAACAGAAGCGGCCAATGAGGATACATGGGGCAACAGAATTGTAAGTTTCTTTACAGTAGGGGAATTCACAGAGCTTTTCTCAAGAAGAAATATGCTGGCTCTTTTGGTATTTGCTTTCCTGACAGGGTTTGCAGCCAGAAAAACAGGAGAAAAAGGACAGCCTTTCAGAGTGTTTATCGCTTCAGGATATGAAGTGATGAAAGAACTTCTTCTGCTGGTGATGAAGCTTGCTCCTATTGGTCTGGGCGCTTATTTTGCTTATCAGGTCGCTACTTTAGGGCCACAACTTTTTGGATTTTATGCTAAACCTTTAGGGTTATATTATATTGCAGGAGTTATTTATTTCCTTGTGTTCTTTTCCATCTATGCGTTTATGGCGAATGGGCAAAATGGAGTCAAAAGTTTCTGGACCAATGCGATCTACCCTACTTTGACCGCCATAAGCACATGCAGCAGTTTTGCAACAATGCCTGCTAATTTACAGGCGGCTTCCAAAATCGGGATTCCGAATTCTATTGCCAATCTGGTGATTCCTATTGGAACGACACTGCATAAAAACGGATCTTCCATGTCATCTATTATCAAGATTTATGTAGCCTTTTTAATTATTGGAAAGGATTTTTTTGATCCTGCCAATCTGCTTTTAGCTTTGGGGATTACTGTTTTTGTGAGTATTGTAGCGGGTGGAATTCCTAACGGCGGGTACATTGGGGAAATGCTGATGATTTCTGTTTATAAACTGCCTCAGGAAGCGATTCCTGCGGTGATGATTATTGGAACGTTGGTAGATCCTTTAGCAACAGTGCTGAATGCTGTGGGAGATATTGTGGCGGCTATGTTTGTCAATCGGTTTGTCAAGGTCTGA
- a CDS encoding DnaJ C-terminal domain-containing protein translates to MAYIDYYKILGVDKNATQDDIKKAYRKLARKHHPDLNPGDKEAEKKFKELNEANEVLSNPENRSKYDKYGEHWKHGEEYEKAQQQQQRQYQQQSYNGGYSGADFGGGEDFSDFFQDMFGGAGGGFGRSSRGRASGKFKGQDIHAELNLNLRDAATTHPQTFEINGKKVRITIPAGVYDGQQIKLKGHGNPGVNGGPNGDLYITFNIPADPDFERIGDDLKTKVTIDLYTAVLGGEVKVHTLHGSVNLKVKPETQTGMTVRLKGKGFPVYKKEGEHGDLFVTYEVKLPTNLTEKQKELFEQLKNS, encoded by the coding sequence ATGGCTTATATAGATTATTATAAAATTTTAGGCGTAGATAAAAACGCAACACAGGATGATATCAAAAAAGCCTACCGGAAATTGGCAAGAAAACATCATCCCGATCTCAACCCCGGAGACAAAGAAGCAGAAAAGAAATTCAAAGAACTGAATGAAGCGAACGAAGTGCTGAGTAATCCGGAAAACAGATCAAAATATGACAAGTACGGAGAACACTGGAAGCACGGCGAAGAATACGAAAAAGCCCAGCAGCAACAGCAAAGACAGTATCAACAACAAAGTTATAACGGAGGTTATTCCGGTGCAGACTTTGGTGGAGGTGAAGATTTCTCAGATTTCTTCCAGGATATGTTTGGCGGTGCAGGCGGTGGATTTGGCAGAAGTTCCAGAGGAAGAGCCTCTGGCAAGTTCAAAGGACAGGATATTCATGCTGAACTGAACTTAAATTTAAGGGACGCCGCAACTACTCATCCGCAAACTTTTGAAATCAATGGTAAAAAAGTAAGAATCACGATTCCTGCAGGAGTATATGACGGGCAGCAGATCAAGTTAAAAGGACATGGAAATCCAGGCGTAAATGGAGGACCCAATGGAGATTTATACATTACCTTCAATATCCCGGCTGATCCGGATTTTGAAAGAATCGGCGATGATCTGAAAACCAAAGTCACCATTGATTTGTATACTGCCGTTCTGGGCGGAGAAGTAAAAGTACATACGCTCCATGGAAGTGTAAACCTTAAAGTGAAACCGGAAACCCAAACCGGAATGACGGTAAGACTTAAAGGAAAAGGTTTTCCAGTCTATAAAAAAGAAGGAGAACACGGAGATCTTTTTGTAACCTATGAAGTGAAACTGCCAACCAACCTTACCGAAAAGCAGAAAGAACTTTTTGAACAACTAAAAAATTCCTAA
- a CDS encoding chaperone modulator CbpM, with amino-acid sequence MSERISREELVKIYNIEITFFDELVDYGLLNIQIENNIHYLMYEDLPDLEKFANWHYDLEINLPGLEVIHNMLKKLDALNRRNRELMNKLSAISDQYEDI; translated from the coding sequence ATGAGTGAAAGAATATCACGGGAAGAACTCGTAAAAATCTATAATATAGAAATTACTTTTTTTGATGAACTTGTAGATTACGGGCTGCTGAATATTCAGATTGAAAACAATATTCATTATCTGATGTATGAAGATCTGCCTGACCTGGAAAAATTTGCCAACTGGCATTATGATCTCGAAATTAACCTGCCCGGCCTTGAAGTGATTCATAATATGCTGAAAAAACTGGATGCTCTGAACCGCAGAAACAGAGAACTCATGAATAAACTTTCTGCCATAAGTGATCAATATGAAGATATTTAG